A region from the Corynebacterium halotolerans YIM 70093 = DSM 44683 genome encodes:
- a CDS encoding DUF6350 family protein has translation MSKKSSPQSRPSRRPRSRTSGPQPARTAAGRAAGTQRSDRGRRASARAKKKDAKQQPTAPTTLGGRLRRYLPVVLIPNVVVVLGIVVVALAGLMLSSTTLTALPASVAQLWLVLNLVPVTGGAVELGVLPILPAIGLIAMIARRVHGAVKDRVSIADLAVLAACTLLVPVVLTLAAAAMMWDAGRVFAVGPPPLGDAVLRTLVVHLVGLVLGMGARLWRALLRRYGLPGWLVDAAGNAWRFLTWLAGAALLVLLVLLIAGWGRQGDLLAPYDGVDAVAALVAVSLLYLPNALIATSGVLLGSEFNFGEASVSLFSIHLVPLPPLPLLGVIPGTASEWAVVLLAVPAVLAAVLAYRGRPTGAQALAGGVLAAVIVFVACYLTRGVIGYYGPSGPMLWLTPALAFVWVAGAGLAVAVVGRIAELRSAAPEAEPEEQEAGEVPDGTEAAETSGQDEGTDEETDDDFDAPGDAEDPEDTENPEEAAAEDTHEDSGADAEPEAESVPAEDAPDAGPEADPVEEPVEAAAEDITEDGNEETAEDSPGEGGEEPGEAGNPDPRG, from the coding sequence ATGAGCAAGAAGAGCAGTCCGCAGTCCCGGCCTTCGCGACGCCCCCGCAGCCGGACCAGCGGCCCGCAGCCGGCGCGCACCGCGGCCGGACGAGCGGCGGGCACGCAGCGGAGCGACAGGGGGCGGCGGGCGTCGGCACGCGCGAAGAAGAAGGACGCGAAGCAGCAGCCGACGGCACCGACGACACTGGGCGGACGCCTCCGCCGCTATCTGCCTGTGGTGCTGATCCCCAATGTCGTCGTCGTGCTCGGCATCGTCGTCGTGGCCCTCGCCGGACTGATGCTGTCGTCGACGACCCTGACCGCGCTGCCGGCGAGCGTCGCGCAGCTGTGGCTCGTCCTCAACCTCGTTCCCGTCACCGGGGGAGCGGTGGAGCTCGGCGTCCTGCCCATACTGCCCGCCATCGGGTTGATCGCGATGATCGCCCGCCGTGTGCACGGCGCGGTGAAGGACCGCGTCAGCATCGCCGACCTCGCCGTCCTCGCCGCCTGCACGCTGCTCGTGCCCGTAGTGCTGACACTGGCCGCGGCGGCGATGATGTGGGACGCCGGCCGGGTCTTCGCCGTCGGTCCGCCCCCGCTCGGCGACGCCGTCCTGCGCACCCTCGTCGTCCACCTCGTCGGCCTCGTGCTCGGCATGGGTGCCCGCCTGTGGCGCGCACTGCTGCGGCGCTACGGACTGCCCGGCTGGCTGGTCGACGCCGCGGGCAACGCGTGGCGTTTCCTCACCTGGTTGGCGGGCGCCGCCCTGCTGGTTCTGCTGGTTCTGCTGATCGCGGGCTGGGGGCGCCAGGGTGACCTGCTCGCCCCCTACGACGGGGTGGACGCCGTGGCGGCGCTGGTGGCCGTCAGTCTCCTCTATCTGCCGAACGCGCTCATCGCGACCTCCGGCGTGCTGCTGGGCTCCGAGTTCAACTTCGGTGAGGCGTCGGTCTCCCTGTTCTCCATCCACCTGGTGCCGCTGCCGCCGCTGCCGCTGCTCGGCGTCATTCCAGGGACCGCCTCCGAGTGGGCGGTGGTGCTGCTCGCGGTCCCGGCCGTCCTCGCCGCCGTGCTCGCGTACCGGGGCCGGCCGACCGGCGCGCAGGCGCTGGCGGGCGGTGTTCTCGCCGCCGTCATCGTGTTCGTCGCCTGCTACCTCACGCGTGGGGTGATCGGTTACTACGGTCCCTCCGGTCCCATGCTGTGGCTGACCCCCGCGCTGGCGTTCGTGTGGGTGGCCGGTGCCGGCCTCGCCGTCGCCGTCGTGGGCAGGATTGCGGAGCTGCGGTCTGCGGCGCCGGAGGCTGAGCCTGAAGAGCAGGAGGCCGGTGAGGTTCCCGATGGGACCGAGGCCGCGGAGACCTCCGGGCAGGACGAGGGGACGGACGAGGAAACGGACGACGACTTCGACGCCCCCGGGGACGCAGAGGATCCGGAGGACACTGAGAACCCGGAGGAGGCCGCCGCCGAAGACACCCACGAGGACTCCGGAGCCGACGCGGAGCCGGAGGCCGAATCCGTCCCCGCTGAGGACGCCCCGGACGCCGGTCCAGAAGCGGACCCGGTCGAGGAACCGGTGGAGGCCGCCGCGGAGGACATCACCGAAGACGGCAACGAGGAGACCGCCGAGGACTCCCCCGGAGAAGGTGGGGAAGAGCCGGGCGAGGCCGGGAATCCGGACCCCAGGGGCTAG
- a CDS encoding M23 family metallopeptidase, with protein MLIKAQRSTGGRHRKFTASQTTKGRVALVAVATGTVSSAGAGGAAAATLQSQSETPASPEVANVDYELANDAAQMSSSLAGAAPQILAISEFKPVSNIEDQLTKAVQYSVERAQADLAARAPSVVKPAEGAFTSGYGMRWGTLHAGIDIAAPIGTPIVAVMDGTVIDSGPASGYGQWIRIQHDDGSMSVYGHMSTLDVGVGERVTAGQKIAGMGNEGFSTGSHLHFEIHPTGNGAVDPVPWFAERGITIA; from the coding sequence ATGCTCATCAAGGCTCAGCGGTCGACCGGAGGTAGGCACCGCAAGTTCACCGCCTCGCAGACGACCAAGGGCCGGGTCGCCCTCGTTGCCGTTGCCACGGGCACGGTTTCTTCCGCCGGCGCCGGTGGCGCCGCGGCCGCGACGCTGCAGAGCCAGTCCGAGACCCCGGCCTCCCCGGAGGTCGCGAACGTCGATTATGAGCTGGCCAACGACGCCGCCCAGATGTCCTCCTCCCTCGCCGGGGCCGCCCCGCAGATTCTGGCGATCTCCGAGTTCAAGCCGGTCTCCAATATCGAGGATCAGCTGACCAAGGCCGTCCAGTACAGCGTCGAGCGCGCCCAGGCCGACCTCGCCGCCCGTGCGCCCTCCGTGGTCAAGCCCGCCGAGGGCGCTTTCACCTCCGGTTACGGCATGCGCTGGGGCACCCTCCACGCCGGCATCGACATCGCCGCCCCGATCGGCACCCCGATCGTCGCGGTCATGGACGGCACCGTCATCGATTCCGGCCCGGCCTCCGGCTACGGCCAGTGGATCCGCATCCAGCACGACGACGGCTCCATGTCGGTCTACGGCCACATGTCGACCCTGGATGTCGGGGTCGGCGAGCGCGTCACCGCCGGCCAGAAGATCGCCGGCATGGGCAATGAGGGCTTCTCCACCGGTTCCCACCTCCACTTCGAGATCCACCCGACCGGCAACGGTGCCGTGGATCCGGTTCCGTGGTTCGCCGAGCGCGGCATCACCATCGCATAA
- a CDS encoding PadR family transcriptional regulator, whose translation MPIKSSLLALLAEQPGSASQLQQRFLALTEEVWPLNIGQVTQTLARLERDELIEAAGQITGPTGRTAETYRLTDAGHAAVEDWWADPVLRPKSERDELVIKVSLAAARHDVDLIALLDRQRRATLRELRGLHRASRDLGATRTAERLQLERRIFDLEAEARWLDRVEALAHPTTDQEA comes from the coding sequence ATGCCCATCAAATCATCCCTGCTGGCCCTGCTCGCCGAGCAGCCCGGCTCCGCCAGCCAACTCCAGCAACGCTTCCTGGCGCTCACCGAGGAGGTGTGGCCGCTCAACATCGGGCAGGTCACCCAGACCCTCGCCCGCCTGGAACGCGACGAGCTGATCGAGGCCGCCGGCCAGATCACCGGCCCCACCGGCCGCACCGCTGAAACCTACCGGCTCACCGACGCCGGACACGCCGCCGTCGAGGACTGGTGGGCCGACCCGGTGCTACGGCCGAAGTCCGAACGCGACGAACTCGTCATCAAGGTCTCGTTGGCCGCCGCCCGGCACGACGTCGACCTCATCGCCCTGCTCGACCGGCAGCGCCGCGCCACCCTGCGGGAGCTGCGCGGGCTTCACCGCGCCTCCCGTGACCTGGGTGCCACCCGCACGGCGGAACGTCTCCAACTGGAACGCCGCATCTTCGACCTCGAGGCCGAGGCCCGCTGGCTCGACCGCGTCGAGGCGCTCGCCCACCCCACCACAGACCAGGAGGCCTGA
- a CDS encoding ABC transporter ATP-binding protein, translated as MSPTDPYPLELQDVSCVFGDGPRRVVALDDVSLALEPGELVAVMGPSGSGKSTLLNVAGLLQPPTSGRVLIDGVDAADLSPGKAAQLRRTRLGLVFQHYNLVPTLTVGENVSLPLELDGLSPAECRRSAETALAEVGLEGVADRYPEEISGGQAQRAAIARALIGERSVLLADEPTGALDTTTGDDVLRILRDRVDAGAAGLLVTHEPRFAGWADRVIMVRDGHVLPEDDHR; from the coding sequence ATGTCCCCCACCGATCCGTATCCCCTGGAACTCCAGGACGTCTCCTGTGTCTTCGGCGACGGCCCGCGCCGCGTCGTCGCGCTCGACGACGTCTCCCTGGCCCTGGAGCCCGGTGAGCTCGTCGCCGTCATGGGGCCCTCCGGCTCCGGCAAGTCCACTCTCCTCAACGTCGCGGGCCTGCTGCAGCCGCCGACGTCGGGACGCGTGCTCATCGACGGCGTCGACGCCGCCGACCTCTCACCGGGCAAGGCCGCCCAGCTGCGCCGCACCCGCCTCGGTCTGGTCTTCCAGCACTACAACCTCGTGCCCACCCTGACCGTCGGGGAGAACGTCTCCCTCCCGCTCGAGCTCGACGGTCTCTCCCCCGCCGAGTGCCGTCGCTCCGCGGAGACCGCCCTGGCCGAGGTCGGCCTCGAGGGAGTGGCCGACCGCTACCCGGAGGAGATCTCGGGCGGCCAGGCCCAGCGGGCGGCCATTGCCCGCGCCCTGATCGGTGAGCGCTCCGTGCTGCTGGCCGACGAGCCGACGGGCGCGCTCGACACCACCACCGGCGACGACGTGCTGCGCATCCTGCGTGACCGGGTCGACGCCGGGGCCGCGGGCCTGCTGGTCACACATGAACCGCGGTTCGCCGGCTGGGCGGACCGTGTCATCATGGTCCGCGACGGCCACGTCCTGCCGGAGGATGATCACCGATGA
- the purN gene encoding phosphoribosylglycinamide formyltransferase has product MTFTTDPITPINTVVLVSGSGTLLQAILDNQDEHYRVSLVVADVECPALDRAEAAGVATRVVPLGGDRDAWNDALAAAVEEAAPGLVVSAGFMRILGAGFLDRFDERIINTHPALLPSFPGAHAVRDALAHGVKVTGSTVHFIDAGVDTGPIIAQQAVPVEPEDTESSLHERIKQVERQLIVSVLRSARIDESTRKVEFIHE; this is encoded by the coding sequence GTGACCTTCACCACCGACCCGATCACCCCGATCAATACTGTCGTGCTCGTCTCCGGTTCGGGGACGCTGCTGCAGGCCATCCTCGACAACCAGGACGAGCATTACCGCGTCAGTCTCGTCGTCGCGGACGTGGAGTGCCCGGCGCTGGACCGCGCGGAAGCCGCGGGCGTCGCCACGCGGGTCGTCCCGCTCGGCGGCGACCGGGATGCCTGGAATGATGCGCTGGCCGCCGCCGTCGAGGAGGCCGCCCCGGGCCTCGTCGTCTCCGCGGGATTCATGAGGATCCTCGGTGCCGGCTTCCTCGACCGTTTCGACGAACGCATCATCAACACCCATCCCGCGCTGCTGCCGTCGTTCCCGGGGGCGCACGCCGTCCGTGACGCGCTCGCCCACGGGGTCAAGGTCACCGGTTCCACCGTCCACTTCATCGACGCCGGAGTGGACACCGGCCCGATCATCGCCCAGCAGGCCGTGCCGGTCGAGCCGGAGGACACCGAAAGTTCCCTGCACGAGCGAATCAAGCAGGTCGAACGCCAGCTCATCGTGTCGGTGCTGCGCAGCGCACGCATCGACGAATCCACCAGGAAGGTTGAGTTCATCCATGAGTGA